Within Saccharomonospora cyanea NA-134, the genomic segment GCCCAGCAGAACGACATCCCGGACGTCGACGAAGTGGTGCACAGCCGCAACCTGAGCCAGGTCGCTCACCTGGAGAAGGAAGGGCCCTTCGCGAACCAGAGCGCGTTCAACACCGACATCGCGTTCACCCGAGGACACGCCATCGTCGGCAACTACAACGGCTTCACCGTCTACGACGTCAGGAAGCCGAAGAAGCCCAGGGTCGTGAGCCAGGTCCTGTGCCCTGGTGGGCAGAACGACGTGTCCGTGTCCGGCGACCTGCTGTTCCTGTCCACCGACTACGCCCGCACCAACGATTCCTGCACGAGCGAACCCGCGCAGGCGTCGAACCCGGACGCGTGGGAGGGCATCAAGGTCTTCGACATCAGCGATCTGTCGAGGCCCACCTACGTCGCCTCGGTGCGCACGGACTGTGGATCGCACACCCACACCATGGTCCCCGCCCCGGAGCGGGACTCCGTGCTGCTGTACGTGTCGTCGTACTCGCCCGCGCCGGAGCTGCCGAACTGCCAGCCGCCGCACGACAAGGTGTCCATCGTCGAGGTCCCCGTCGACCGTCCGGAGGACGCCGAGCTGGTGGCCACGCCGGTGCTGTTCCCCGAGGGCGGCAACCCCGGTGACGGCTACTCGCGCAAGACCACCGGTTGCCACGACCTGACCGCCTACCCGGAGAAGGACCTCCTGGCGGGAGCCTGCATGGGGGACGGCATCCTGGTCGACATCAGCGACCGGATGAACCCGCGGGTGATCGACCGTGTGCAGGACAACACCAACTTCGCGTTCTGGCACAGCGCCACCTTCAACAACGCGGGCACGAAGGTCGTGTTCACCGACGAGCTCGGTGGTGGCGGCATGCCCACCTGCAACGCGGAGATCGGCTCGGAGCGCGGGGCCAACGGCATCTACGACCTCAGGGGCGAGGGAGACCGTGCCACGCTGAAGTTCCGCAGCTACTACAAGATCCCGCGTCACCAGGGTGAGACCGAGAACTGTGTCGCGCACAACGGCTCGCTGATCCCGGTGAAGGGCCGCGACATCATGGTCCAGGCCTGGTACCAGGGCGGGGTGTCGGTGTGGGAGTTCACGAACTCGGACCGGCCGAAGGAGATCGCCTACTTCGAGCGTGGCCCGCTGTCCGAGACCGAGAACATCACCGGCGGTTCGTGGTCGGCGTACTACTACAACGGCTACATCTACTCGTCGGACATCCAGAAGGGGTTCGACGTGCTGGACCTCCGTGATCCTCGCACGGCTCCGGCGAAGTCGGTGAGGTTCGACGAGTTCAACGCGCAGACCCAGCCTTCCTACGGTCGCCGCTGAGGCGAACGCCGGGCTGAGAGGCTGCTGACAGCACACGGGCGCCGGTTTCCGCCGTCAGCGGCGGGCCGGCGCCCGTGTCGGTCGCTGCGTTCACTCCCAGCTGTTCATCAGCGAGTTGGCCGCCATCTCCAGGTACTGCCAGAGCTGGGAACGGTAGGGCTCCTCGATGCCTGACTCGGTCACGGCGATCCGCATGGCACGTAGCCACGCGTCGCGTTCGAACGGTCCGATCTTGAACGGCACGTGACGCATCCGCAGCCGCGGGTGCCCCCGCCGTTCCGAGTACGTGTGCGGCCCACCCCAGTACTGCATGAGAAAGAGCCGGAGCCGTTCCTCCGCGGGGCCGAGGTCCTCCTCGGGGTACATCGGCCGCAGGATCTCGTCGTCGGCCACCTCCGCGTAGAACCGGGCGACGAGCCTGCGGAACGTCTCCTCGCCGCCCACCGCCTCGTAGAAGGACTCGGGCTGCGGCGCCGGCTGGGAGGGCTGGGCACTGCTCACGTCTGTCACGTCTCCATTCTGCAGGTTCTCAGTCGCGGGCTGCCCCTCCGTCACCGCCCCGCAGGGACCCGAAGAAACGCCCGAGCGGCGGATCGAACCCCTCGCGTTCCAGAGCGCGCATGATCTCGGCGCGCAACACGCGCTGGACCGCCCACTGGCGACCGGGCCGCACCTTCG encodes:
- a CDS encoding LVIVD repeat-containing protein, which gives rise to MNTTRRRGRLAGVLIGTAALAVAGLAAPAAAQQNDIPDVDEVVHSRNLSQVAHLEKEGPFANQSAFNTDIAFTRGHAIVGNYNGFTVYDVRKPKKPRVVSQVLCPGGQNDVSVSGDLLFLSTDYARTNDSCTSEPAQASNPDAWEGIKVFDISDLSRPTYVASVRTDCGSHTHTMVPAPERDSVLLYVSSYSPAPELPNCQPPHDKVSIVEVPVDRPEDAELVATPVLFPEGGNPGDGYSRKTTGCHDLTAYPEKDLLAGACMGDGILVDISDRMNPRVIDRVQDNTNFAFWHSATFNNAGTKVVFTDELGGGGMPTCNAEIGSERGANGIYDLRGEGDRATLKFRSYYKIPRHQGETENCVAHNGSLIPVKGRDIMVQAWYQGGVSVWEFTNSDRPKEIAYFERGPLSETENITGGSWSAYYYNGYIYSSDIQKGFDVLDLRDPRTAPAKSVRFDEFNAQTQPSYGRR
- a CDS encoding globin, encoding MSSAQPSQPAPQPESFYEAVGGEETFRRLVARFYAEVADDEILRPMYPEEDLGPAEERLRLFLMQYWGGPHTYSERRGHPRLRMRHVPFKIGPFERDAWLRAMRIAVTESGIEEPYRSQLWQYLEMAANSLMNSWE